The following DNA comes from Candidatus Nanosynbacter sp. TM7-074.
ACGTGTGCATAGTGACGATTCTTTGATTCATACTCTTGGTGTGAAGACGCGATAGTAATACCACGTTGCTTCTCTTCTGGTGCGTTGTCGATTTGGTCGTACGCAACAGGTTTGTTAACTGCGCTTGGTAGGCGCTTTGCCAACACTGCAGTAATCGCAGCAGTCAGCGTAGTCTTACCGTGGTCAACGTGGCCCATTGTACCAACGTTAACGTGCGGTTTGCTTCGGTCAAATGCATCTGCCATTTGTAGAAGTTCTCCTTATTTAATTATTATTTTTCACGCGGGTACAGTCCATTAAAAAGACCTCACGGCGTATGGGTTTAATTATAACGGTTTTCTAATCAGTTGTAAATAGCTTATTTCTTACTATAATACTTCGATAGAAACACGTCGCGAAACCCATAGAACGTGCCATTTTCCAGACTTTCGCGGATGTCATCAACTAGCTTAACGATAAATCGTTCATTATGGATAGATAGCAATGTGCCAGCCAAAGATTCGCGGGCATGGAGTAAATGACAGAGGTAAGCGGCGGTATAGTGGCGGCAAGTATAGCAATCGCAATTTTCCATAATTGGTTCAAACATCTCGCGGTATTTTTGGCCGCGCACATTGACCCGGCCAAACGGCGTATAGGCCGCACCATTTCTGGCCACGCGCGTCGGGCTGACACAGTCAAAGGTGTCAATTCCCTGCTCAATCGCCGCAAAGATGTCGTCCGGCTCGGAAATGCCGAGCAAATGCCGCGGCTTGTTCTCGGGCAAGATTTGATTGACCCACTGAATCGTCTGCGCCATGGTTTCCTTTTCCAGCGCGCCGCCAATGCCGTAGCCGTCAAAGTCCATCGTACCTAGAAACTTAGCGGTTTGTTTGCGTAAATCTTCATAATTCGCACCTTGCAGCACGCCAAATAACGCCTGATATGGCTTGTCGGGACGAGCTTCACGCAGACGTTTAACTTCCGCCAAACTCCGCTCCGCCCACGCATGTGTCCGCGCCAAGGCTTCCACTTGATAATCATATGGATCAATTAGCGAAGTCAGCTCGTCAAAAGCAAAGGTAATATCCGCGCCAATGCCCGCCTGAATCTGCATAGATAACTCCGGCGTAAATTTATGGTATGAGCCGTCTAGGTGCGACTTGAACATCACACCATTTTCATCAACCCAAGCGTGGCGCGATGATTTTTTAGCGATAGCGATTTCCTC
Coding sequences within:
- the tgt gene encoding tRNA guanosine(34) transglycosylase Tgt, yielding MQQKPFSLEITSRFNDTLARTGVIHTPHGDIKTPAFIVVGTKANVKAMIPEMVADVGAQAVLANAYHLYLQPGHELIEKAGYLGKFMHWDGPTFTDSGGFQVLSLGSGFKKVLAMSTDVDEEIAIAKKSSRHAWVDENGVMFKSHLDGSYHKFTPELSMQIQAGIGADITFAFDELTSLIDPYDYQVEALARTHAWAERSLAEVKRLREARPDKPYQALFGVLQGANYEDLRKQTAKFLGTMDFDGYGIGGALEKETMAQTIQWVNQILPENKPRHLLGISEPDDIFAAIEQGIDTFDCVSPTRVARNGAAYTPFGRVNVRGQKYREMFEPIMENCDCYTCRHYTAAYLCHLLHARESLAGTLLSIHNERFIVKLVDDIRESLENGTFYGFRDVFLSKYYSKK